The DNA window GCGTGGGGAGAGCGCGGCGGGAGAGGCGGCGAGGCCTGGGCAgagcgccccccccgccccccccgccgccccgcagcctCCCGCAAAGTCGTTTCTGCCCCGAGGCAGAGCCCAGCGCGGGCGAAGAgcggcgccgccggccccggggcccgGTAGCCCGGTTCAGCCCGCTACCCGCCCCCCACCCCTTTACCCGACGCCGGCGGCTTTTGTtaccggcgggggcggggggggaggcgttgcggcggggcgaggggaggTTTTGTGGCAGGAGCAGCGCGGTCCGTGCCATTCGGCTCCCGCGGTGCTTCAGCCCAGCCGGGATCCCTTTGTGCTAATAGCCCCGTCCTCATTTGCTGCCTAATTGGACTATATAAAGCCAATAACGGGCGGGCGCTCGTAGcctccagccacagcagcacgtcgcggagggggggggtggtggcggggggggccggggccgcggcggcggcgggcaggggctgcGCGGAGCCTTCTCCTCCCGGCTGCCTCCCCGCCTAATCCCATTTGCCATTGTGCGTGCCCAATCGCGGCGTGCTCCCCGCGTTTAACTTGGATGACATTTTGATTTCATCATTAGCATCCCGGCGCCAGGTTGacgcagcagcagcggcggcgggaggaggcggcgggaggcggcggcggcggcggcggtggtaGCGACGACCCCGGCTCTCCCGcctgcccgcagcagcccccCGGTATCGCGGGCTGCGCGGGTCCCCTCGGCCCCACGGCCCTGCCGCCCCCCCATGCGAGggggccccggccggccccgccgccgcggtcCCACGTCGCCCCTCCGCGCCTCTCCCCCGCGCCGCCGGGAGCCGCCACCTGCGCGCCGGGCGCGGGCTGCGGGGCCAGCGGCGGGCAGGAACCGGGCGGGCACCGGAGGATGCCGGAGACCGGACAGGAGCCGcccagcgccccgccgccgccccccaaGGAATCTTTCTACATCAAAAACCTGCTCAACGGCGGCCCCCCCAAGGCGCCTCCCAAGCAGCCGCGGGCGCTGTTCGCCCCCTCGGGCAAGGCGACGGTGGACGGCGGCGGCTTCGCCCTCTCGCAGGTGGGCGACCTCGCTTTTCCCCGCTTCGAGATCCCGGCGCCCCGCTTCGCCCTGAGCGCCCACTGCCTGGAGCGCGCCCAGACCTGGTGGTACCCCTACGCCCTGACGCCGGCCGGAGCCCACCTGCCCCGCACAGAAGGTACCGctccccccctaccccccccccccccccaaaatcccatcCCCgacggggcggcggggggcaccgggaagctggcggcggcgggggacggagcggggaggggggggtgtccgGCCGGCTCGTCCCGCTTCCCCCGACGGGacgtggggagggggggccgggCAGTGAAGGTGTCTCTTTGTGTGTatatcccccccaccccccctccctcgtccttccccttccagccgcGGAGAAATCCCTGCTGAGGGACTCGTCCCCCGCCTCGGGCACCGACCGGGACTCCCCGGAGCCGCTGCTGAAGGCGGAGGGGGAGCAGAAGGAGCTGGACTCCAAGAGCCCCGACGAGATCGTCCTGGAGGAAAGCGATTCGGAGGAGGCGAAGAAAGAAGGAGGTTCGGAGGACTGGAAGAAGCGGGAGGAGAGCCCGGAGAAGAAACCCTGCCGCAAGAAGAAGACGCGCACGGTGTTCAGCCGCAGCCAGGTTTTCCAGCTGGAATCCACCTTCGACATGAAGCGGTACCTGAGCAGCTCGGAGCGGGCCGGCCTGGCCGCCTCCCTCCACCTGACAGAGACCCAGGTGAAGATTTGGTTCCAAAACCGTCGCAACAAGTGGAAGAGGCAATTAGCAGCCGAGCTGGAGGCGGCCAACCTCAGCCACGCAGCCGCGCAGCGCATCGTCCGCGTCCCCATCCTCTACCACGAGAACTCGGGCGCGGAaggggccgcggggggcggcggagcccccGGCACCCAACCCCTTCTCACCTTCCCTCACCCCGTCTACTACTCCCACCCCGTGGTCACCTCCGTGCCGCTCCTGCGGCCCGTCtgagcccgcccgcccgccgccgctgctgcgcggaggggcgcggagagGCGCGCAAGTCACCGGCCCGCTTGTAAGTACTTCAGCCACTCGTGCGATTCACCCGGCCGGCGTCTgcggagctggggagggggggggggggggagaaggggg is part of the Strix uralensis isolate ZFMK-TIS-50842 chromosome 7, bStrUra1, whole genome shotgun sequence genome and encodes:
- the HMX3 gene encoding homeobox protein HMX3, with amino-acid sequence MPETGQEPPSAPPPPPKESFYIKNLLNGGPPKAPPKQPRALFAPSGKATVDGGGFALSQVGDLAFPRFEIPAPRFALSAHCLERAQTWWYPYALTPAGAHLPRTEAAEKSLLRDSSPASGTDRDSPEPLLKAEGEQKELDSKSPDEIVLEESDSEEAKKEGGSEDWKKREESPEKKPCRKKKTRTVFSRSQVFQLESTFDMKRYLSSSERAGLAASLHLTETQVKIWFQNRRNKWKRQLAAELEAANLSHAAAQRIVRVPILYHENSGAEGAAGGGGAPGTQPLLTFPHPVYYSHPVVTSVPLLRPV